One genomic window of Peromyscus maniculatus bairdii isolate BWxNUB_F1_BW_parent chromosome 2, HU_Pman_BW_mat_3.1, whole genome shotgun sequence includes the following:
- the LOC143271619 gene encoding LOW QUALITY PROTEIN: endogenous retrovirus group K member 5 Gag polyprotein-like (The sequence of the model RefSeq protein was modified relative to this genomic sequence to represent the inferred CDS: inserted 2 bases in 1 codon): MVQPRAELHLTSLLRAWDTPLLAAPVPPSVLTKMFLHGDSTAQFVEELCPWFPEYGKLNEDSWERVGVEIQKYYEKQGPENVPVEALGLWALIRDNLDPNPEKQEGSFPKAEEVETKPSALPAEPENPRTAPIKQGPVSLGHDDKFKEQKSWNKTREELKNLKSLVTSLTQKTETLQVSPLPSVGVELDSPGEASFRMEKPPVIAIAQRSSEAMRTLSVKATSPLQASLQEAASKGEEIQGFQMFPVLEEQDRQGNIIRVQVPIPFKQLKELKTAWSQYGPTAFTTXPLGDWKQMARACLSGGDYLLWKSEFVEQCQATAEINRAQQIPITFDMLAGEGPYRETGQQLNFDIAVYAQVQAAAKRAWNMLPSSGRQTEDLSKIRQGPDELFQDFVSRLMQTASRLISDSEAGLLLVKQLAYENANAACQAVIHPFRKKGNISDYIRLCSDIGPSYNQGIVMAAALQGKTVRDVLYQQRRPNSRQGKDIGPPGSCFGCGQMGHYIRSCPSKRRGFGSNREPGLCPRCMRGKHQASECTSRTNTQKSPFQGNRRRGPPQAPTK; this comes from the exons ATGGTTCAACCTAGAGCAGAGCTCCACCTCACCTCACTGCTACGAGCCTGGGATACACCACTTTTAGCAGCTCCTGTACCACCGAGTGTCCTGACCAAGATGTTCCTGCATGGCGACAGCACAGCCCAG TTTGTAGAGGAACTGTGTCCCTGGTTTCCTGAGTATGGGAAGCTGAATGAGGATTCCTGGGAGAGAGTTGGGGTTGAAAtacaaaaatactatgaaaaacaGGGGCCAGAAAATGTTCCCGTGGAAGCCCTTGGGCTGTGGGCATTAATCCGGGATAATTTAGATCCTAACCCTGAAAAGCAGGAGGGGTCCTTCCCTAAGGCagaggaggtagagacaaaaCCCTCTGCTCTGCCAGCAGAACCTGAAAACCCTCGTACAGCACCGATTAAACAGGGTCCGGTTTCTCTTGGCCATGATGATAAGTTTAAGGAACAAAAATCTTGGAATAAGACAAGGGAGGAACTGAAAAACTTGAAAAGCCTAGTGACTTCTCTTactcaaaaaacagaaactctccaagtctctcctcttccctctgtagGGGTGGAACTAGACTCACCTGGGGAGGCGTCTTTTAGAATGGAAAAGCCGCCTGTAATTGCCATAGCACAGAGATCCTCTGAGGCAATGCGAACCCTCTCTGTCAAAGCTACATCTCCTCTTCAAGCTAGTCTCCAGGAAGCTGCTAGTAAAGGGGAAGAAATTCAAGGCTTTCAAATGTTTCcggtcctggaagagcaggaccGTCAGGGTAATATCATAAGAGTGCAGGTTCCCATTCCTTTCAAACAGCTTAAGGAGTTAAAAACAGCATGGAGTCAATATGGCCCAACTGCTTTTACAAC GCCCCTGGGTGATTGGAAACAAATGGCCCGAGCATGTCTATCTGGAGGTGACTATCTGCTGTGGAAAAGTGAGTTCGTGGAACAGTGTCAGGCCACAGCTGAAATAAATCGGGCACAACAGATTCCTATTACCTTTGATATGCTCGCTGGGGAAGGCCCTTATCGAGAGACAGGTCAACAGTTAAACTTTGATATAGCGGTGTATGCTCAGGTTCAGGCCGCTGCCAAAAGGGCTTGGAATATGCTTCCATCATCAGGAAGACAAACTGAGGATTTGTCCAAGATAAGGCAAGGGCCTGATGAGTTATTTCAAGATTTTGTTTCCAGATTAATGCAAACGGCTAGCAGATTAATTAGTGACTCCGAAGCTGGACTTTTACTTGTAAAACAACTTGCATATGAAAACGCCAATGCAGCATGTCAGGCCGTGATACACCCTTTtagaaaaaagggaaacatttctgACTATATCCGACTTTGTTCTGATATAGGACCATCATACAATCAAGGGATAGTAATGGCTGCAGCATTACAAGGAAAAACGGTTAGGGATGTTCTATACCAGCAAAGACGCCCTAATTCCAGACAAGGGAAAGATATTGGACCTCCTGGAAGTTGTTTTGGGTGTGGACAGATGGGGCATTATATTAGAAGTTGCCCTAGCAAGAGAAGGGGCTTCGGATCAAATAGAGAGCCTGGGTTATGTCCAAGATGTATGAGAGGGAAACACCAGGCTAGTGAATGCACGTCAAGGACAAATACCCAGAAGAGTCCATTTCAGGGAAACAGACGGAGGGGCCCGCCCCAGGCCCCGACAAAATAG